In one Methylobacterium sp. SyP6R genomic region, the following are encoded:
- a CDS encoding polysaccharide biosynthesis/export family protein yields the protein MRALPIALCTALAVSGCSNFLPAAGPTASAVASGADVATDQGLLARYEIIDVNAAVVEALRGRPLDSLLASFGDRRPSVEPVIGVGDTVAVTIYEASTGGLFSGSLSVDRFSSGSKSATIPPQVVTRDGAITVPYAGRIQVAGKRVQDVQTQIEQELAGKAIEPQVIVTVVQPTSTAVTVTGEVTAGARVPLSTKGDRLLDVVAGAGGVRAPVSETFVRLSRGSTTATVPLTAVVSNPRENIFLRPGDTLTLVRDPQTFLAVGALGTQSEIPFAAEGITLAQALAKARGLSDVQADPAGVFLFRFEPASVVRRLRPNSPLLSSNFVPVVYRINMRDPNSLFVSQAFRMRNRDLVYVSNAPFTEVQKVLSVFSTITAPVSAGASVYAGVR from the coding sequence GGGCGCCGACGTGGCGACCGACCAGGGCCTGCTCGCCCGCTACGAGATCATCGACGTCAACGCCGCGGTGGTCGAGGCCCTGCGCGGCCGCCCCCTCGACAGCCTGCTCGCCTCCTTCGGCGACCGCCGCCCCTCCGTCGAGCCGGTGATCGGCGTCGGCGACACCGTGGCGGTCACCATCTACGAGGCCAGCACCGGCGGCCTGTTCTCCGGCTCCCTGTCGGTCGACCGGTTCTCCTCCGGCTCGAAATCGGCCACCATCCCGCCCCAGGTCGTGACCCGCGACGGCGCCATCACGGTGCCGTATGCGGGCCGCATCCAGGTGGCGGGCAAGCGCGTCCAGGACGTGCAGACCCAGATCGAGCAGGAACTCGCCGGCAAGGCGATCGAGCCGCAGGTGATCGTCACCGTGGTGCAGCCGACCAGCACCGCCGTCACGGTGACCGGCGAGGTGACGGCGGGCGCCCGGGTGCCGCTCTCGACCAAGGGCGACCGGCTGCTCGACGTGGTGGCGGGAGCCGGCGGCGTGCGTGCCCCGGTCTCCGAGACCTTCGTGCGTCTCTCGCGCGGCTCGACAACCGCGACGGTGCCGCTCACCGCGGTCGTCTCCAACCCGCGCGAAAACATCTTTTTGCGCCCGGGCGATACCCTCACCCTGGTGCGCGACCCCCAGACCTTCCTGGCGGTCGGGGCGCTCGGCACGCAATCCGAGATCCCGTTCGCGGCGGAAGGCATCACGCTGGCCCAGGCGCTCGCCAAGGCGCGCGGCCTCTCGGACGTGCAGGCCGATCCGGCCGGCGTGTTCCTGTTCCGGTTCGAGCCGGCCTCGGTGGTGCGCCGCCTGCGGCCGAACAGCCCGCTCCTGTCCTCGAACTTCGTGCCGGTGGTCTACCGGATCAACATGCGCGATCCCAACAGCCTGTTCGTCTCCCAGGCCTTCCGGATGCGCAACCGCGACCTCGTCTACGTCTCGAACGCCCCCTTCACCGAGGTGCAGAAGGTGCTGAGCGTGTTCTCGACCATCACCGCCCCGGTCTCGGCCGGCGCCTCGGTCTATGCCGGCGTGAGGTAA
- a CDS encoding D-2-hydroxyacid dehydrogenase family protein — protein MMQGDGIRVAVLDDYQGVAARLADWGSLGPEVAVDFLPEPVPRAEAASRLAPYAVLCLMRERMPLDAELIAALPGLRLVVFTGGRNPSVDTAALQARGITVCNTRNGEGGIATAELAIALMLACVRHLPREFANIAGGRWQETLGEGLEGRTLGLVGLGRIGARVAAVGRALGMRVTAWSPNLTPERAEAGGAALATREELFAESDVVSLHMVLAPSTRGIVGQAEIARMRQGAILINTSRGPLVDEAALIAALGEGRIRAGLDVFDREPLPVDHPLRGVPNAILTPHLGYVTESTFRMFYEDTVEAIAAWRRGAPVRVVTV, from the coding sequence ATGATGCAAGGCGACGGGATCCGGGTCGCGGTGCTCGACGATTACCAGGGCGTGGCCGCGAGGCTCGCCGATTGGGGCAGCCTCGGCCCGGAGGTCGCGGTGGATTTCTTACCGGAGCCGGTGCCGCGAGCGGAGGCGGCGTCGCGTCTCGCGCCCTACGCCGTGCTGTGCCTGATGCGCGAGCGCATGCCCCTCGATGCCGAACTGATCGCGGCCCTGCCCGGCTTGCGGCTCGTCGTGTTCACCGGCGGGCGCAATCCCTCGGTCGACACCGCGGCCTTGCAGGCCCGCGGCATCACGGTGTGCAACACCCGCAACGGTGAGGGCGGCATCGCCACCGCCGAACTGGCTATCGCACTGATGCTGGCCTGCGTGCGCCACCTCCCGCGGGAATTTGCCAACATCGCGGGTGGGCGCTGGCAGGAGACCCTGGGCGAGGGGCTGGAGGGGCGCACTCTCGGGCTCGTCGGCCTCGGCCGCATCGGCGCCCGGGTGGCGGCGGTCGGCCGGGCGCTCGGCATGCGGGTGACGGCCTGGAGCCCGAATCTCACGCCGGAGCGGGCCGAGGCCGGCGGTGCGGCACTGGCGACCCGCGAGGAATTGTTCGCGGAGAGCGACGTCGTCAGCCTGCACATGGTGCTGGCGCCTTCGACCCGCGGCATCGTCGGGCAAGCCGAGATCGCCCGGATGCGCCAGGGCGCGATCCTGATCAACACCTCCCGCGGCCCGCTCGTCGACGAGGCGGCGCTGATCGCGGCCCTGGGCGAGGGCCGCATCCGGGCGGGACTCGACGTGTTCGACCGCGAACCCCTGCCCGTCGATCACCCCTTGCGCGGCGTGCCGAATGCGATTCTGACGCCGCATCTCGGCTACGTCACCGAGAGCACCTTCCGAATGTTCTACGAGGACACCGTCGAGGCCATTGCGGCCTGGCGCCGGGGCGCGCCGGTGCGGGTCGTGACGGTCTGA